The Apium graveolens cultivar Ventura chromosome 6, ASM990537v1, whole genome shotgun sequence genome contains a region encoding:
- the LOC141668035 gene encoding uncharacterized protein LOC141668035, whose protein sequence is MSDKQYNSYEAPAAEASKTVHKGLVGVPVLEVYSITYLGSSPVEAQDQIGSISLTTDDMRYNLYVETKVDPNKPSIKYGDQLPMRNVGPICSFTDLRLKFDLFSGEYIGPNNNEVVVRFRKDRDCLEKRSIKSEDGYRRHISVLFGCFSNATIAHVKVKFFPHATSYAKTNVHGVVVASNRKFGHPCTSYLFSDSTTQVVHHGVIPLSKSRVGVPLGSHLYVDISLFCDGLQHIGTAKFTPKINDKESQFVDEKILVEVTWNYNEDSDFTDEDSDLTDGDLDFTNEDFSSIDEFDSASEREYE, encoded by the exons ATGAGTGACAAACAGTACAATTCGTATGAGGCCCCTGCTGCGGAAGCTTCAAAGACCGTACATAAG GGATTGGTTGGAGTTCCCGTATTAGAGGTATATTCGATAACATACTTGGGCAGTTCCCCCGTGGAGGCACAAGATCAGATTGGTTCAATCTCTCTGACGACTGATGACATGCGTTATAACTTATATGTTGAAACTAAGGTGGACCCAAATAAGCCATCAATCAAATACGGGGATCAGCTTCCTATGAGGAACGTAGGACCAATCTGCTCCTTTACAGACCTTCGTCTGAAGTTTGATCTTTTTTCTGGTGAATATATAGGCCCTAATAACAACGAGGTAGTTGTCCGTTTTCGAAAAGATAGGGATTGTTTGGAGAAACGGAGTATAAAATCGGAAGATGGCTACAGGAGACATATCTCTGTtctgtttggttgtttctccaaTGCCACAATAGCCCATGTAAAGGTTAAGTTTTTTCCACATGCCACTTCTTACGCCAAAACCAATGTTCATGGTGTTGTCGTGGCTTCAAACCGCAAATTTGGCCACCCATGTACAAGCTATCTCTTTTCCGATAGCACAACACAAGTGGTACATCATGGTGTGATTCCATTGTCCAAATCACGTGTAGGTGTGCCATTGGGCTCTCACCTCTATGTGGACATCTCCCTGTTTTGTGATGGTCTTCAACACATAGGCACTGCCAAGTTTACTCCGAAAATTAATGATAAAGAATCACAATTTGTTGATGAAAAGATCCTAGTAGAAGTCACTTGGAATTATAATGAAGACTCAGATTTCACGGATGAAGACTCGGATCTCACGGATGGAGACTTGGATTTCACAAATGAAGACTTCAGTTCCATAGATGAGTTTGATTCTGCGTCTGAACGTGAATATGAGTGA
- the LOC141667310 gene encoding uncharacterized protein LOC141667310 isoform X1, translated as MPDAKHEVTDVMRSFVCVKNDPSEGFGVEKWEAMSLGHKYKRESLFDCEEEEEELKVVLKFKEKTFSSWDEDIVRLIFRRESEILDDYVKELVESHDLDATTKIKDMILGDSKLAASLKLLAFERLFEILVEDDVNEFTKGSAACILGFANFDECGVDIKENATKVLVKLMSDDRDTISIPVLRTLTRLAYFSSDYANFITENGALEGTLAVFEHKPSFKKIQNLAKFLVVVVHQVQVPTYKVGAVVKILDTILEIGRAYPRCIVRACYTLSYIAVERWVNEGNILNNIIDLIWNYNVMVSSSALRVAANVVKSKNSREILTKSHMFLKYLGGCRICRKPKKFQKEACYIISNIAAYGGSVKDLERYGLIDALSELLEVDDFDVRTEAACTIRNIISTCHRYELESMTKDVTIT; from the exons ATGCCTGACGCCAAACATGAAGTTACGGATGTGATGAGGAGCTTTGTCTGCGTAAAAAACGATCCCTCCGAG GGTTTTGGTGTTGAGAAGTGGGAAGCTATGTCACTTGGTCATAAATATAAAAGGGAAAGCCTTTTTGATTgcgaagaagaagaagaagaattgaagGTGGTACTGAAATTCAAAGAAAAGACGTTTTCTTCATGGGATGAGGATATTGTCCGCCTCATCTTTCGAAGAGAG AGTGAAATTCTTGATGATTATGTTAAAGAATTGGTGGAATCCCACGACTTAGATGCTACTACAAAGATAAAAGATATGATATTGGGAG ACTCAAAACTAGCTGCTAGTCTAAAACTTTTGGCTTTTGAGCGCCTTTTTGAAATCCTGGTTGAGGATGACGTCAACGAATTCACCAAG GGATCAGCTGCTTGCATTTTGGGATTTGCAAATTTTGATGAATGTGGTGTTGATATAAAAGAGAATGCAACTAAAGTCCTTGTGAAGCTCATGTCTGATGACCGTGATACAATATCCATTCCT GTTTTGAGAACATTAACACGCTTGGCCTATTTTTCTTCCGATTATGCAAATTTTATCACCGAAAATGGCGCTTTAGAAGGCACGCTTGCAGTGTTTGAACATAAACCTTCTTTCAAGAAGATCCAAAACTTGGCCAAGTTTCTGGTGGTAGTTGTTCATCAAGTGCAAGTTCCTACTTATAAG GTAGGGGCAGTTGTAAAGATCTTGGACACGATACTCGAAATTGGCAGGGCTTATCCACGCTGTATAGTGAGAGCATGCTACACTCTTTCTTATATTGCAGTTGAGCGGTGGGTAAATGAAGGAAATATCTTAAACAATATAATTGACTTAATCTG GAATTATAATGTTATGGTCTCTTCTTCTGCACTTAGAGTAGCTGCAAATGTTGTGAAATCCAAAAATTCTCGTGAG ATCTTGACTAAAAGCCACATGTTTCTGAAATACCTCGGGGGGTGCAGAATATGTCGCAAGCCTAAGAAGTTTCAAAAGGAAGCTTGTTACATAATTTCGAACATAGCTGCTTATGGAGGATCTGTAAAA GATTTGGAGAGATACGGCCTGATAGATGCTCTCTCTGAACTCCTTGAAGTGGATGACTTTGATGTAAGGACGGAGGCAGCATGCACAATTCGTAATATCATCAGTACTTGTCATAGGTACGAATTGGAAAGTATGACAAAAGATGTTACAATAACTTAG
- the LOC141667310 gene encoding uncharacterized protein LOC141667310 isoform X2, with translation MPDAKHEVTDVMRSFVCVKNDPSEGFGVEKWEAMSLGHKYKRESLFDCEEEEEELKVVLKFKEKTFSSWDEDIVRLIFRRESEILDDYVKELVESHDLDATTKIKDMILGDSKLAASLKLLAFERLFEILVEDDVNEFTKGSAACILGFANFDECGVDIKENATKVLVKLMSDDRDTISIPVLRTLTRLAYFSSDYANFITENGALEGTLAVFEHKPSFKKIQNLAKFLVVVVHQVQVPTYKVGAVVKILDTILEIGRAYPRCIVRACYTLSYIAVERWVNEGNILNNIIDLIWNYNVMVSSSALRVAANVVKSKNSREILTKSHMFLKYLGGCRICRKPKKFQKEACYIISNIAAYGGSVKDLERYGLIDALSELLEVDDFDVRTEAACTIRNIISTCHRKAAI, from the exons ATGCCTGACGCCAAACATGAAGTTACGGATGTGATGAGGAGCTTTGTCTGCGTAAAAAACGATCCCTCCGAG GGTTTTGGTGTTGAGAAGTGGGAAGCTATGTCACTTGGTCATAAATATAAAAGGGAAAGCCTTTTTGATTgcgaagaagaagaagaagaattgaagGTGGTACTGAAATTCAAAGAAAAGACGTTTTCTTCATGGGATGAGGATATTGTCCGCCTCATCTTTCGAAGAGAG AGTGAAATTCTTGATGATTATGTTAAAGAATTGGTGGAATCCCACGACTTAGATGCTACTACAAAGATAAAAGATATGATATTGGGAG ACTCAAAACTAGCTGCTAGTCTAAAACTTTTGGCTTTTGAGCGCCTTTTTGAAATCCTGGTTGAGGATGACGTCAACGAATTCACCAAG GGATCAGCTGCTTGCATTTTGGGATTTGCAAATTTTGATGAATGTGGTGTTGATATAAAAGAGAATGCAACTAAAGTCCTTGTGAAGCTCATGTCTGATGACCGTGATACAATATCCATTCCT GTTTTGAGAACATTAACACGCTTGGCCTATTTTTCTTCCGATTATGCAAATTTTATCACCGAAAATGGCGCTTTAGAAGGCACGCTTGCAGTGTTTGAACATAAACCTTCTTTCAAGAAGATCCAAAACTTGGCCAAGTTTCTGGTGGTAGTTGTTCATCAAGTGCAAGTTCCTACTTATAAG GTAGGGGCAGTTGTAAAGATCTTGGACACGATACTCGAAATTGGCAGGGCTTATCCACGCTGTATAGTGAGAGCATGCTACACTCTTTCTTATATTGCAGTTGAGCGGTGGGTAAATGAAGGAAATATCTTAAACAATATAATTGACTTAATCTG GAATTATAATGTTATGGTCTCTTCTTCTGCACTTAGAGTAGCTGCAAATGTTGTGAAATCCAAAAATTCTCGTGAG ATCTTGACTAAAAGCCACATGTTTCTGAAATACCTCGGGGGGTGCAGAATATGTCGCAAGCCTAAGAAGTTTCAAAAGGAAGCTTGTTACATAATTTCGAACATAGCTGCTTATGGAGGATCTGTAAAA GATTTGGAGAGATACGGCCTGATAGATGCTCTCTCTGAACTCCTTGAAGTGGATGACTTTGATGTAAGGACGGAGGCAGCATGCACAATTCGTAATATCATCAGTACTTGTCATAG GAAGGCGGCTATATAA
- the LOC141667310 gene encoding uncharacterized protein LOC141667310 isoform X3 — MSLGHKYKRESLFDCEEEEEELKVVLKFKEKTFSSWDEDIVRLIFRRESEILDDYVKELVESHDLDATTKIKDMILGDSKLAASLKLLAFERLFEILVEDDVNEFTKGSAACILGFANFDECGVDIKENATKVLVKLMSDDRDTISIPVLRTLTRLAYFSSDYANFITENGALEGTLAVFEHKPSFKKIQNLAKFLVVVVHQVQVPTYKVGAVVKILDTILEIGRAYPRCIVRACYTLSYIAVERWVNEGNILNNIIDLIWNYNVMVSSSALRVAANVVKSKNSREILTKSHMFLKYLGGCRICRKPKKFQKEACYIISNIAAYGGSVKDLERYGLIDALSELLEVDDFDVRTEAACTIRNIISTCHRYELESMTKDVTIT; from the exons ATGTCACTTGGTCATAAATATAAAAGGGAAAGCCTTTTTGATTgcgaagaagaagaagaagaattgaagGTGGTACTGAAATTCAAAGAAAAGACGTTTTCTTCATGGGATGAGGATATTGTCCGCCTCATCTTTCGAAGAGAG AGTGAAATTCTTGATGATTATGTTAAAGAATTGGTGGAATCCCACGACTTAGATGCTACTACAAAGATAAAAGATATGATATTGGGAG ACTCAAAACTAGCTGCTAGTCTAAAACTTTTGGCTTTTGAGCGCCTTTTTGAAATCCTGGTTGAGGATGACGTCAACGAATTCACCAAG GGATCAGCTGCTTGCATTTTGGGATTTGCAAATTTTGATGAATGTGGTGTTGATATAAAAGAGAATGCAACTAAAGTCCTTGTGAAGCTCATGTCTGATGACCGTGATACAATATCCATTCCT GTTTTGAGAACATTAACACGCTTGGCCTATTTTTCTTCCGATTATGCAAATTTTATCACCGAAAATGGCGCTTTAGAAGGCACGCTTGCAGTGTTTGAACATAAACCTTCTTTCAAGAAGATCCAAAACTTGGCCAAGTTTCTGGTGGTAGTTGTTCATCAAGTGCAAGTTCCTACTTATAAG GTAGGGGCAGTTGTAAAGATCTTGGACACGATACTCGAAATTGGCAGGGCTTATCCACGCTGTATAGTGAGAGCATGCTACACTCTTTCTTATATTGCAGTTGAGCGGTGGGTAAATGAAGGAAATATCTTAAACAATATAATTGACTTAATCTG GAATTATAATGTTATGGTCTCTTCTTCTGCACTTAGAGTAGCTGCAAATGTTGTGAAATCCAAAAATTCTCGTGAG ATCTTGACTAAAAGCCACATGTTTCTGAAATACCTCGGGGGGTGCAGAATATGTCGCAAGCCTAAGAAGTTTCAAAAGGAAGCTTGTTACATAATTTCGAACATAGCTGCTTATGGAGGATCTGTAAAA GATTTGGAGAGATACGGCCTGATAGATGCTCTCTCTGAACTCCTTGAAGTGGATGACTTTGATGTAAGGACGGAGGCAGCATGCACAATTCGTAATATCATCAGTACTTGTCATAGGTACGAATTGGAAAGTATGACAAAAGATGTTACAATAACTTAG
- the LOC141663877 gene encoding eukaryotic translation initiation factor 5A-4-like yields MVHNRDLWGFVSIKNCPPNGYKPETEIVVEKVKDVKSFICVDDNPCKIVEIRTAFAAAKNQFIAVDIFTGKVYKTTFPLSGTCRVPFVTLSDYELVGISEEDSLVTVLDDKGYVKGALKLPTDQDLLSQIKFGFEEGKDVFVSVASAMGMEQIVASKILDPKLKLKQV; encoded by the exons ATGGTACATAACAGGGATCTGTGGGGTTTTGTCTCCATCAAAAATTGTCCCCCTAATGGCTACAAGCCTGAGACCGAGATCGTTGTAGAAAAAGTGaaggatgtgaagagttttatCTGCGTAGATGACAATCCCTGCAAG ATTGTAGAGATCAGAACTGCATTTGCTGCCGCTAAAAATCAGTTTATTGCAGTCGATATATTCACTGGGAAAGTGTATAAAACTACATTTCCCCTATCCGGAACTTGTCGT GTCCCTTTTGTCACCCTTAGTGACTATGAGCTCGTTGGTATATCTGAGGAAGACTCACTC GTGACCGTGCTTGATGACAAAGGATATGTAAAGGGTGCTCTGAAACTTCCAACTGATCAGGATCTGTTATCACAG ATCAAGTTTGGGTTCGAGGAGGGGAAAGACGTATTTGTCTCTGTGGCATCTGCCATGGGAATGGAGCAGATCGTTGCTTCAAAGATACTGGATCCAAAGTTAAAACTTAAACAAGTGTAA